A genomic stretch from Pontivivens ytuae includes:
- the aat gene encoding leucyl/phenylalanyl-tRNA--protein transferase, producing the protein MPRDAPEITPELLLNAYAAGVFPMAEHRTGPTQWVDPQRRGIIPLDGLHISRSLAKRIRRGGFSVTFDTAFGTVVRACSDREETWINDEIFALYSQLHTMGFAHSIEIRQGSLLVGGLYGVRLGAAFFGESMFSRASDASKVALVWLLARLNAGGFRLLDTQFVTSHLTRMGAIEVSRAAYHRRLAQALTVRADWNALPADAAPEDVLRLARTALP; encoded by the coding sequence ATGCCCCGCGACGCACCGGAGATCACGCCTGAACTTCTGTTGAATGCGTATGCAGCTGGTGTGTTCCCAATGGCGGAACACCGCACCGGGCCGACCCAGTGGGTCGACCCGCAGCGCCGGGGGATCATCCCGCTCGACGGGCTCCACATCTCACGGAGCCTCGCGAAGCGGATCCGGCGGGGCGGTTTCTCGGTCACGTTCGACACGGCGTTCGGGACCGTGGTGCGCGCCTGCTCCGATCGCGAGGAGACGTGGATCAACGACGAGATCTTCGCGCTCTACAGCCAGCTCCACACCATGGGCTTTGCGCATTCCATCGAGATCCGGCAGGGCAGCCTGCTCGTCGGTGGGCTCTACGGCGTGCGGCTCGGTGCGGCCTTCTTCGGGGAGAGCATGTTCAGCCGGGCGAGCGACGCGTCGAAGGTGGCGCTGGTCTGGCTGCTGGCGCGGCTCAACGCGGGCGGCTTCCGGCTGCTCGACACGCAGTTCGTGACCTCCCACCTGACGCGGATGGGTGCGATCGAGGTGAGCCGGGCCGCTTATCATCGGCGGTTGGCGCAGGCGCTGACGGTGAGGGCGGACTGGAATGCCCTGCCTGCCGACGCCGCGCCCGAGGACGTGCTGCGCCTCGCCCGGACCGCGCTGCCCTGA
- a CDS encoding methyltransferase domain-containing protein, which produces MPSKDAWSAQGYAAHARFVSDLGSPVLDLLAPMPGERILDLGCGDGALTARLRDAGAVVTGVDGSADMVAAAQARGLDARVMDGHSLIFDGGFDAVFSNAALHWMTEPRAVILGVWNALKPGGRFVGEFGGMGNVAAIRTALIAALSEAGQTADLKDIWYFPTPDEYATLLAERGFRVESAELIPRPTPVASGMRAWLETLAAPVLGKVPGDREAFLDRVTELAAPALRDGAGNWTADYVRLRFSCVKP; this is translated from the coding sequence GTGCCGAGTAAGGACGCCTGGTCCGCGCAGGGCTACGCCGCCCATGCGCGCTTCGTCTCTGACCTCGGCAGCCCGGTGCTGGACCTGCTGGCGCCGATGCCCGGTGAGCGCATCCTAGATCTCGGCTGCGGTGACGGCGCACTGACCGCGCGGCTGCGCGATGCGGGGGCGGTGGTCACCGGCGTCGACGGCTCCGCTGACATGGTGGCCGCAGCACAGGCCCGCGGGCTGGACGCGCGGGTGATGGACGGGCACTCCCTGATCTTCGACGGCGGCTTCGACGCGGTCTTCTCCAACGCCGCACTCCACTGGATGACGGAGCCGCGGGCGGTGATCCTCGGCGTCTGGAACGCGCTGAAACCCGGCGGGCGATTCGTTGGCGAGTTCGGCGGCATGGGCAACGTGGCCGCGATCCGCACGGCGCTGATCGCGGCCCTGTCGGAGGCCGGGCAGACGGCGGACCTGAAGGACATCTGGTACTTTCCCACGCCCGACGAATACGCCACCCTCCTCGCCGAGCGCGGCTTCCGGGTCGAAAGTGCCGAGTTGATCCCGCGCCCCACGCCGGTCGCGTCGGGCATGCGCGCGTGGCTGGAGACGCTGGCCGCCCCGGTGCTCGGCAAGGTGCCGGGCGACCGCGAGGCCTTCCTCGACCGCGTCACCGAGCTTGCTGCCCCGGCCCTGCGCGACGGCGCGGGCAACTGGACCGCCGACTATGTCAGACTGAGGTTCTCATGCGTAAAACCCTGA
- a CDS encoding NADH:ubiquinone oxidoreductase subunit NDUFA12, which yields MNFILRLLTWWNTATIGTQIFTARHGEKVGEDEQGNVFYQKAGGKRRWVIYNGDMEASRISPEWHGWLHHTWDKPPTELPLVRKAWEKPHQENMTGTALAYRPPGSILTPESRPQVRGDYEAWQPE from the coding sequence ATGAACTTTATCCTGCGCCTTCTGACCTGGTGGAACACGGCCACCATCGGAACCCAGATCTTCACCGCCCGCCACGGCGAAAAGGTGGGTGAGGACGAGCAGGGCAACGTTTTCTACCAGAAGGCCGGCGGCAAGCGGCGCTGGGTCATCTATAACGGCGACATGGAGGCCTCGCGCATCTCGCCCGAATGGCACGGCTGGCTGCACCACACCTGGGACAAGCCGCCGACCGAGCTGCCGCTGGTGCGCAAGGCGTGGGAGAAGCCTCATCAGGAGAACATGACCGGCACGGCCCTCGCCTATCGCCCGCCCGGTTCGATCCTGACGCCGGAGAGCCGCCCGCAGGTGCGTGGCGACTACGAGGCATGGCAGCCGGAGTGA
- a CDS encoding DUF2155 domain-containing protein, with translation MRKTLILLACLAMPAAAQVEQDILEDLRRDFGGAEAAPQRGAVTSVPRETATLRGLDKMTGLARDIDVTVGETVEYERLTIRLDACRSPAAGEKPDAYAFVEILDRREDEPRFSGWMIASSPALNALDHPRYDVWVTSCGDGSTG, from the coding sequence ATGCGTAAAACCCTGATTTTGCTGGCCTGTCTCGCCATGCCTGCTGCGGCGCAGGTCGAGCAGGACATCCTCGAAGACCTGCGCCGCGACTTCGGCGGGGCGGAAGCGGCCCCGCAGCGCGGCGCGGTGACCTCCGTCCCGCGGGAGACGGCGACCCTGCGCGGCCTCGACAAGATGACGGGCCTTGCCCGCGACATCGACGTGACCGTGGGAGAGACCGTGGAATACGAGCGGCTGACCATCCGCCTCGACGCCTGCCGCAGCCCTGCTGCGGGCGAGAAGCCCGACGCCTACGCCTTCGTCGAGATCCTGGACCGGCGCGAGGATGAGCCGCGCTTCTCCGGCTGGATGATCGCGTCGTCGCCCGCGCTCAACGCGCTCGACCACCCGCGCTACGACGTGTGGGTGACCTCCTGCGGGGATGGCAGCACCGGCTGA
- a CDS encoding DsbA family protein, whose amino-acid sequence MSGQFWTVAGVAVLAGATAVGLWTAPGAEPPRPPQSEARVSAAVSDAFDGETREALHTEIRAYLLSNPEIVMEMVGLIEARQQADAQAAEIDMVRNNADALFNDGFSYVGGNPEGDVTIVEFIDYQCGFCKRAHDEVVTLVEQDGNIRYIVKELPILGPMSMTAAQATLSVLENDGPDVYKEFNDALMRFGGRLNDQIIDRLAERSGADVAAMREDMDGREVERQIAEIRTLAGALNISGTPTFVIGDTVVRGYMPLPRMQETVELVRRVGQ is encoded by the coding sequence ATGAGTGGACAGTTCTGGACCGTGGCCGGCGTGGCCGTACTGGCAGGCGCAACCGCGGTGGGTCTGTGGACCGCGCCGGGCGCGGAGCCACCACGTCCGCCGCAGAGCGAGGCGCGGGTCAGTGCCGCCGTGAGCGACGCTTTCGACGGCGAGACGCGCGAGGCGCTGCACACCGAGATCCGCGCCTACCTCCTCTCGAACCCCGAAATCGTCATGGAGATGGTGGGCCTGATCGAGGCGCGGCAGCAGGCCGACGCCCAGGCGGCCGAGATCGACATGGTGCGCAACAATGCCGACGCGCTCTTCAACGACGGCTTCTCCTATGTGGGCGGCAACCCCGAAGGCGACGTGACCATCGTGGAGTTCATCGACTACCAGTGCGGCTTCTGCAAGCGCGCCCATGACGAGGTGGTCACGCTGGTCGAGCAGGACGGCAACATCCGCTACATCGTGAAGGAGCTGCCGATCCTGGGGCCGATGAGCATGACAGCGGCGCAGGCGACGCTCTCGGTGCTCGAGAATGACGGGCCCGATGTCTACAAGGAATTCAACGACGCGCTCATGCGCTTTGGCGGGCGGCTCAACGACCAGATCATCGACCGGCTCGCCGAACGCTCCGGCGCAGACGTCGCCGCGATGCGCGAGGACATGGACGGCCGCGAGGTCGAGCGCCAGATCGCGGAGATCCGGACCCTGGCCGGTGCGCTCAACATCTCCGGCACGCCGACCTTCGTGATCGGCGACACGGTCGTGCGCGGATACATGCCGCTCCCGCGGATGCAGGAGACGGTGGAGCTGGTCCGGCGCGTCGGGCAATAG
- the accB gene encoding acetyl-CoA carboxylase biotin carboxyl carrier protein encodes MGNTYEADIAFIKALAELLKDSDLTEIEVERKFGEDNELEVRVTRQMVQQMVAAPAPMPVAAAPAPAPAAAAAPAAEPAAAADPAQHPGAVTSPMVGTVYLQAEPGASPFVAVGDQVSEGQTLLIIEAMKTMNQIPSPRAGKVSRILVGDGEPVEFGAPLVVIE; translated from the coding sequence ATGGGCAACACCTACGAAGCGGACATCGCCTTTATCAAGGCGCTCGCGGAGCTTCTGAAGGACAGCGACCTGACCGAGATCGAGGTCGAACGCAAATTCGGCGAGGACAACGAGCTCGAGGTGCGGGTGACGCGCCAGATGGTCCAGCAGATGGTGGCCGCCCCGGCGCCCATGCCTGTCGCTGCGGCGCCTGCCCCCGCGCCCGCTGCCGCCGCTGCCCCGGCCGCAGAGCCCGCGGCCGCCGCCGATCCCGCCCAGCATCCCGGTGCGGTGACCTCGCCCATGGTCGGCACTGTCTACCTGCAGGCCGAGCCCGGCGCCTCCCCCTTCGTCGCCGTGGGCGACCAGGTGAGCGAGGGGCAGACCCTGCTCATCATCGAAGCCATGAAGACGATGAACCAGATCCCCTCGCCCCGTGCAGGCAAGGTGAGCCGCATCCTCGTCGGCGATGGCGAACCCGTGGAGTTCGGCGCCCCCCTCGTCGTGATCGAGTGA
- the accC gene encoding acetyl-CoA carboxylase biotin carboxylase subunit, protein MFKKVLIANRGEIALRIHRACKEMGIQTVAVHSTADSDAMHVRMADESVCIGPPAGAQSYLSIPNIISACEITGADAVHPGYGFLSENASFSQIVADHGITFIGPSADHINVMGDKIAAKETMKRLGVPCVPGSDGGVGTLEEARKIAEEMGFPVIIKAAAGGGGRGMKVALSPEDLDVAFQSARSEAKAAFGDDAVYIEKYLQLPRHIEVQVFGDGRGNAVHLGERDCSLQRRHQKVFEEAPSPVIDAETRARIGKTCADAVAAINYIGAGTIEFLYENGEFYFIEMNTRLQVEHPVTEAIYGVDLVQEQIRVAAGQPMSFKQEDLVPHGHAIECRINAEKLPDFRPSPGDIKAFHAPGGLGVRMDSAIYAGYRIPPYYDSLIGKLIVHGKDRREALARLDRALSEFVVEGIDTTLPLFHALLRAEGVQTGDYNIHWLEKWLATNFEN, encoded by the coding sequence ATGTTCAAGAAGGTCCTGATCGCCAACCGGGGCGAGATCGCGCTGCGCATCCACCGCGCGTGCAAGGAAATGGGCATCCAGACCGTCGCGGTGCACTCCACCGCCGACAGCGACGCGATGCATGTGCGCATGGCCGACGAGAGCGTGTGCATCGGCCCGCCCGCGGGGGCGCAAAGCTACCTCTCCATCCCCAACATCATCTCCGCCTGCGAGATCACGGGGGCAGACGCGGTCCATCCCGGCTACGGCTTCCTGAGCGAGAACGCCAGCTTCTCCCAGATCGTGGCGGATCACGGCATCACCTTCATCGGGCCGTCCGCGGACCACATCAACGTGATGGGCGACAAGATCGCGGCGAAGGAGACGATGAAGCGGCTCGGCGTGCCTTGCGTTCCCGGCTCCGACGGCGGCGTCGGCACGCTGGAGGAGGCGCGCAAGATCGCGGAGGAGATGGGCTTCCCGGTGATCATAAAGGCGGCCGCCGGTGGCGGCGGTCGTGGGATGAAGGTGGCCCTGTCGCCCGAGGATCTCGACGTCGCCTTCCAGTCGGCCCGGTCCGAGGCGAAGGCCGCCTTCGGCGACGATGCGGTCTATATCGAGAAGTACCTCCAGCTGCCCCGCCACATCGAGGTCCAGGTCTTCGGCGACGGGCGCGGCAATGCCGTGCATCTGGGTGAGCGGGACTGCTCGCTACAGCGCCGCCACCAGAAGGTCTTCGAGGAGGCGCCCTCCCCCGTCATCGATGCGGAAACGCGCGCGAGGATCGGCAAGACCTGCGCGGATGCGGTCGCGGCGATCAACTATATCGGCGCCGGCACCATCGAGTTCCTCTACGAGAACGGCGAGTTCTACTTCATCGAGATGAACACCCGCTTGCAGGTCGAGCACCCGGTGACGGAGGCGATCTACGGCGTGGACCTCGTGCAGGAGCAGATTCGCGTCGCCGCCGGCCAGCCCATGTCCTTCAAGCAGGAAGACCTGGTGCCCCACGGCCACGCGATCGAATGTCGCATCAACGCGGAAAAACTGCCGGATTTCCGGCCTTCTCCCGGTGATATCAAGGCGTTCCATGCCCCCGGGGGACTGGGTGTGCGCATGGATAGTGCCATTTATGCCGGGTATCGAATCCCGCCCTACTACGACAGTCTTATTGGCAAGCTGATCGTTCACGGCAAGGATCGGCGCGAAGCGCTCGCCCGACTCGACCGGGCCCTCAGCGAGTTCGTGGTGGAAGGGATCGACACGACGCTTCCGCTCTTTCACGCGCTGCTGCGGGCCGAGGGGGTTCAGACGGGCGACTACAATATCCATTGGCTGGAGAAGTGGCTCGCCACCAACTTCGAGAACTGA
- the mlaD gene encoding outer membrane lipid asymmetry maintenance protein MlaD: MQNVAETVIGAVVLVAAGGFLAYAAQTADVGRVGNGYMLTAAFRTADGVGSGTDVRMSGVKIGTVTGVSLDPQTFEAVTTLSLETEVQIPEDSDARILSESLLGGNYVSITPGASDFMLEDGAAILNTQGSVSLLDLMIAFGTGQGAE, encoded by the coding sequence ATGCAGAACGTAGCGGAAACCGTGATCGGAGCGGTTGTCCTCGTCGCGGCCGGCGGCTTTCTCGCCTATGCCGCGCAAACCGCCGATGTCGGCCGGGTCGGCAACGGCTACATGCTGACCGCCGCCTTCCGCACCGCGGACGGTGTCGGCTCCGGCACCGATGTGCGGATGTCCGGCGTGAAGATCGGCACGGTGACGGGCGTCTCGCTCGATCCCCAGACCTTCGAAGCGGTGACGACGCTATCGCTCGAGACCGAGGTGCAGATCCCCGAGGACAGCGATGCGCGCATCCTGTCCGAGAGCCTTCTGGGCGGGAACTACGTCTCCATCACGCCCGGTGCCTCCGACTTCATGCTGGAGGACGGGGCTGCGATCCTGAACACGCAAGGCTCTGTCAGTCTGCTCGACCTGATGATCGCCTTCGGGACCGGTCAGGGTGCCGAGTAA
- a CDS encoding VOC family protein: MFAQATPELPVRDVIAAQIHYRDRLGFTIAWHNEDGRIGAVAHGACAIFLRGVDGPIAPVTLWIFAADVDAACRDLTALGADIVDPLADKPWGLRQFTVRDGDGHLIHIHHDL; the protein is encoded by the coding sequence GTGTTTGCCCAAGCGACGCCCGAGCTTCCCGTCCGCGATGTGATCGCGGCTCAGATCCACTACCGCGACCGCCTCGGCTTCACGATCGCATGGCACAACGAGGACGGCCGGATCGGCGCCGTCGCCCACGGCGCCTGCGCGATCTTCCTGCGCGGAGTAGATGGCCCGATCGCTCCCGTGACCCTCTGGATCTTCGCCGCGGATGTCGATGCCGCCTGCCGCGATCTGACCGCTCTGGGCGCCGACATCGTGGATCCGCTGGCGGACAAGCCTTGGGGCTTGCGGCAGTTCACCGTCCGCGACGGGGACGGCCACCTCATCCACATCCATCACGACCTGTGA